From Flavobacterium alkalisoli, the proteins below share one genomic window:
- a CDS encoding DUF2490 domain-containing protein — protein sequence MLPGNNYKKIWLYLLLLTGFAAYSQTENYMQFWNEYAFVKDVNEKWSLEADMGITTSGIPEHNNIFYNLIQFYGRGWAHYYPSERVKISFFYAFFYNTNVPELLQDKSPEHRLAAQFTYLMTKTRLRTNLRGRLEDRHLENDAGYFEVVMRLRMQAKATYPLNGPIIKPGVIYTFMSDEVMFKTRSSISGNTFFDRNRLTVGFGYSFVNEFQVELSYVNELLPRPDKTSSYDAIQVNVVFTDLFSDLFKGKFKREKTAIDK from the coding sequence GTGCTTCCCGGCAATAATTATAAAAAGATATGGCTTTACCTGTTGTTACTAACAGGTTTTGCCGCTTATTCCCAAACTGAAAACTATATGCAGTTTTGGAATGAGTATGCTTTTGTAAAGGATGTTAACGAGAAATGGTCGCTTGAGGCCGATATGGGTATAACAACCAGTGGTATACCTGAGCATAATAATATTTTTTACAATTTAATACAGTTTTACGGCAGAGGCTGGGCACACTATTATCCCTCCGAAAGAGTTAAGATATCCTTTTTCTATGCTTTTTTTTACAATACAAACGTGCCAGAGCTTTTACAGGACAAATCTCCCGAGCATAGGTTGGCTGCACAGTTCACTTATTTGATGACAAAAACCAGGCTGCGAACCAACTTAAGGGGCAGGCTGGAAGACAGGCACCTGGAAAATGATGCCGGTTATTTTGAAGTGGTTATGCGGTTAAGAATGCAGGCTAAGGCAACCTATCCGTTAAACGGACCTATAATTAAACCTGGAGTTATTTATACGTTTATGTCTGATGAGGTTATGTTTAAAACACGAAGCAGTATTAGTGGTAACACTTTTTTTGACAGAAACCGTTTAACTGTTGGTTTTGGTTATTCATTTGTCAATGAGTTTCAGGTAGAGCTGTCTTATGTAAACGAACTTTTGCCAAGACCAGATAAAACCTCAAGTTATGATGCCATTCAGGTAAATGTGGTTTTTACCGATTTGTTTTCAGATTTGTTTAAAGGGAAATTTAAAAGAGAGAAAACAGCTATTGACAAGTAG
- a CDS encoding YqhA family protein, producing the protein MKLLFTLLGNLSKLVSLLVFLCGLVTLILAGVDFVEALKVVFEDATNKPALIAAGMLKTVDFVLISLVFFIFSLGISVLFTEESEEKTKMVAALPKWLQMKNLTELKIILWETILTTFVVSYIADLALHKVLKHGNFTTAQLILPGAVFLLAASLYFLKKGEK; encoded by the coding sequence ATGAAACTTCTTTTTACTTTATTGGGAAACCTGTCTAAATTAGTTTCACTGTTAGTATTTCTTTGCGGACTCGTAACACTCATTCTTGCAGGTGTTGATTTTGTTGAGGCGCTTAAGGTTGTTTTTGAAGATGCCACCAATAAACCTGCACTTATAGCTGCCGGCATGCTTAAAACAGTAGATTTTGTACTTATATCATTAGTATTTTTTATTTTTTCGTTGGGTATAAGCGTATTATTTACAGAAGAATCGGAAGAGAAAACAAAAATGGTAGCCGCATTACCTAAATGGTTACAGATGAAGAACCTTACCGAACTTAAAATAATATTATGGGAAACCATACTAACCACTTTTGTAGTTAGCTATATTGCCGATTTGGCGCTGCACAAAGTACTTAAGCACGGTAACTTTACCACGGCACAATTAATACTTCCGGGTGCTGTATTTTTACTGGCTGCGAGTTTGTACTTTCTTAAAAAAGGAGAAAAATAA
- a CDS encoding winged helix-turn-helix transcriptional regulator translates to MKNSEKVHDQQSCTAALNAMSDSFYVIGGKWKLRIIISLRNGHTRFNEIQRSIPGLSAKVLSGELKDLEANGLIERKVYAETPVVVEYVITPYSDTLEPVLNALVSWGEQHRNKIREGVF, encoded by the coding sequence ATGAAAAACTCAGAAAAAGTACACGACCAGCAAAGCTGTACGGCAGCCTTAAATGCCATGAGCGATTCCTTTTACGTTATAGGCGGTAAATGGAAACTTCGCATTATAATATCACTGCGTAACGGCCACACGCGTTTTAACGAGATACAACGCTCCATACCGGGACTCTCGGCAAAGGTTTTATCGGGCGAATTAAAAGACCTCGAGGCTAACGGACTTATAGAACGAAAGGTATATGCTGAAACTCCGGTTGTTGTAGAATATGTTATAACGCCATACAGCGATACTTTAGAGCCAGTATTGAATGCACTGGTTAGCTGGGGAGAGCAGCACCGCAACAAAATACGCGAAGGGGTCTTTTAA
- a CDS encoding DoxX family protein produces the protein MKKNRIIYWITTSLAMLMGGVSGFLYLLIPQMEEAFKLLGFPDYFRIELGIAKIIGLFVILLPQVPARFKEWAYTGFGIVFISAIIAHTVVQGFATAIAPIIVLILLSVSYTYYHKLQAVKAQS, from the coding sequence ATGAAGAAAAACAGGATTATTTATTGGATAACAACATCGCTGGCTATGCTTATGGGCGGTGTATCCGGATTTTTATATTTATTAATACCGCAAATGGAAGAGGCTTTTAAGCTTTTGGGCTTCCCTGATTATTTTAGGATAGAGCTGGGTATAGCAAAAATAATAGGTTTGTTTGTTATACTGCTGCCTCAGGTCCCTGCCAGGTTTAAGGAATGGGCCTATACAGGTTTTGGTATCGTGTTTATCTCGGCTATTATAGCACACACAGTAGTACAGGGTTTTGCAACAGCAATAGCGCCTATTATTGTATTGATATTACTAAGTGTTTCTTATACCTATTATCATAAATTACAGGCTGTAAAGGCACAAAGCTGA
- a CDS encoding Crp/Fnr family transcriptional regulator, giving the protein MKELKRHIGELVALTDDEFAAISSYFRAERYKKGTFLIRQHEMVPYTYFVVSGLLKLLYTDASGKEHILSFAMEDWWETDYLAFNTGTMATMSLICLEDTNVLCLTLQDYQELCVAFPKMEHFFLQKAVSGHIASQQRILSLLSSNATDRYVKLLKRYPSLLQRVSKSQLAAYLGVSRETLSRLYQ; this is encoded by the coding sequence ATGAAGGAATTAAAAAGACATATCGGGGAGTTAGTAGCATTGACCGATGATGAGTTTGCAGCCATATCCTCTTATTTCAGAGCAGAGCGATATAAAAAGGGAACGTTTTTAATCCGACAGCATGAAATGGTACCTTACACATATTTTGTGGTTTCCGGACTGTTGAAGCTACTCTATACCGATGCCTCCGGAAAGGAGCATATCCTTTCTTTTGCTATGGAAGACTGGTGGGAAACAGATTATCTGGCATTTAATACCGGAACGATGGCAACAATGTCTCTTATATGCCTCGAAGATACCAATGTCCTCTGCTTAACGTTACAGGATTACCAAGAACTATGTGTCGCATTTCCTAAAATGGAACATTTTTTTCTCCAGAAAGCGGTTTCGGGACATATCGCATCACAGCAGCGTATCCTCTCCCTTTTGAGTTCCAATGCTACGGACAGGTACGTAAAACTGCTAAAGCGTTATCCATCGCTGCTGCAACGGGTTTCCAAAAGCCAGCTTGCCGCGTACCTAGGCGTATCCCGCGAAACTTTAAGCCGTTTATATCAATAG
- a CDS encoding RidA family protein yields MEKRVINPWTWQDARSYVQAVEVKNSTGTLYVSGQTAIDDEGRSSKADMKTQLELAIKNLEKVINQADYDCKNIVRLTIYTTSTEELWPHFKILQDWVEKHGMQQALTMLEVTGLFETLKVELEATVVK; encoded by the coding sequence ATGGAAAAACGTGTAATTAACCCCTGGACATGGCAGGATGCCCGCAGTTATGTCCAGGCAGTAGAGGTAAAGAACAGTACGGGTACACTTTATGTTTCGGGCCAAACGGCAATTGATGATGAGGGACGATCCAGCAAAGCCGATATGAAAACACAACTGGAGCTGGCCATCAAAAATCTGGAAAAAGTGATTAATCAGGCAGACTACGATTGTAAAAATATTGTTCGCCTAACGATTTACACCACTTCTACCGAAGAGCTATGGCCCCATTTTAAGATCCTTCAGGACTGGGTGGAAAAGCACGGGATGCAGCAGGCCCTGACCATGTTGGAGGTGACAGGCTTGTTTGAAACCCTTAAAGTGGAGCTTGAAGCCACGGTAGTGAAATAA
- a CDS encoding alginate export family protein has product MKNFLIILLLLTLTGIQAQTPPRFSFLRYNDDFGYLVTDSTSSFYKKIKYLPLGNNTNNYISSGGEIRFQYINTINEKWGDDSTGNDGYLMTRYLAHLHLHTKYIRLFFQLQSSFAYSKIDVSPVDENPLDVHQLFADVVFMQQQDSEVFFRFGRQEILFGSQRLVSVREGPNSRLAFDGGTITYTSANTTNCLFYTHPVANRPEVFDDRFNTDAKLWGNYLVLKNIPFLKNIDLYYLGLYKKQAAFNDASGKEVRHSTGIRIWKNKGSWQYDFEAVAQFGKMEDKTISAWTLSSNTSYRFSNIKFSPVAGLKTEIISGDRHSDDNKLETFNPLYPRGAYFGLVALIGPSNLFDVHPSVKITVSERITAGIDYDFFWRWSTNDGIYAPNVQLLYDGQGLSEKFIGTQLAADINFDVNAFLSLTVEGAWFNSGPFIKEAGTGKDYYYGAFTAQLRF; this is encoded by the coding sequence ATGAAAAACTTCCTTATAATATTGTTACTCCTGACACTAACCGGCATACAGGCACAAACCCCACCCCGCTTCAGTTTCCTGCGGTATAATGATGATTTTGGTTATCTGGTAACAGATTCTACCTCTTCATTTTACAAAAAAATCAAGTATTTACCATTAGGCAATAATACTAACAATTATATATCCTCAGGCGGTGAAATACGCTTTCAGTATATAAATACCATTAATGAAAAATGGGGTGATGATTCTACAGGAAATGACGGTTACTTAATGACAAGATATCTGGCACACCTTCATTTACATACTAAATATATAAGGTTATTTTTTCAGTTACAAAGCAGCTTTGCATACAGTAAGATTGATGTGAGCCCTGTTGATGAAAACCCCCTGGATGTTCATCAATTATTTGCTGATGTGGTTTTTATGCAGCAACAGGACTCCGAGGTGTTTTTTAGGTTTGGACGGCAGGAAATATTGTTTGGTTCCCAAAGGCTTGTAAGCGTACGGGAAGGCCCTAACAGCAGACTGGCTTTTGACGGAGGTACAATTACTTATACCTCTGCAAATACTACCAACTGTTTGTTCTATACTCATCCCGTTGCTAACAGGCCCGAGGTTTTTGATGATCGCTTTAATACTGATGCAAAGCTGTGGGGTAACTATTTGGTTTTAAAAAATATTCCCTTTTTAAAAAACATTGATTTGTACTATTTGGGACTATATAAAAAACAAGCCGCTTTTAACGATGCTTCCGGTAAAGAAGTACGCCATTCCACAGGTATCCGCATCTGGAAAAACAAAGGTTCATGGCAATATGACTTTGAAGCAGTGGCTCAGTTTGGTAAAATGGAAGACAAAACCATTAGTGCCTGGACTTTGTCTTCCAATACCAGCTATCGGTTTTCAAATATAAAATTCAGTCCGGTGGCAGGGCTGAAAACAGAAATAATATCCGGCGACAGGCATTCCGATGATAATAAACTTGAAACATTTAACCCGCTATACCCCAGAGGGGCCTACTTTGGTTTGGTGGCATTGATAGGCCCTTCTAATTTATTTGATGTTCATCCATCAGTAAAAATAACCGTCAGTGAAAGAATAACTGCGGGTATTGATTATGATTTCTTTTGGCGGTGGAGTACTAATGATGGTATATATGCCCCTAACGTACAATTGCTATATGATGGTCAGGGATTAAGTGAAAAATTCATCGGTACTCAGCTTGCGGCAGATATCAACTTTGATGTAAATGCTTTTTTATCCCTAACAGTAGAAGGTGCCTGGTTTAACTCAGGGCCTTTTATTAAAGAAGCCGGAACAGGTAAAGATTATTATTACGGTGCTTTTACGGCACAACTCAGGTTCTAA
- a CDS encoding bestrophin family protein, translating to MYIKRYLSPLIIYYYSWRMVLFSILTGSIAIFAYKYLGWTWVAIPWLPVSLVGTATAFFVGFKNNQSYDRSWEARKIWGSITNHSRSFAAALRAYALKNNSSETDSDDVRVMIHRHIAWLYALKLAMNQRTSWEHKDRASKRQRTMLHGKQVSCDLQIESYLTGFEHVALDKKKNLSTQILDKQSQHLARLRHAGGIDAFQHVSLQTIISNLYDEQGKTERIKNTPFPRQYATTSNLFIFVFLTLLPFGLLQQFVELGEKYLLLIPFNMIVSWVFLFMEYVGDISENPFDGLLNDIPIATIVRNIEIDLMDMLDEEQVPEKLQPYFGALF from the coding sequence ATGTACATAAAACGCTATCTCTCTCCACTTATCATTTACTATTACTCATGGCGAATGGTTCTTTTCAGCATTTTAACAGGTTCCATAGCTATTTTCGCCTATAAGTATTTAGGCTGGACCTGGGTTGCAATCCCCTGGCTGCCCGTATCGCTGGTAGGTACGGCTACTGCATTTTTTGTTGGATTTAAAAATAACCAATCCTACGACAGAAGCTGGGAGGCACGCAAGATCTGGGGCAGCATTACCAACCATAGCAGGTCATTTGCTGCTGCATTAAGGGCTTATGCCCTTAAAAACAATTCATCAGAAACAGACTCAGATGATGTTAGGGTGATGATACACAGGCATATCGCTTGGCTTTATGCTCTGAAACTAGCTATGAACCAGCGTACGAGCTGGGAGCATAAAGACCGTGCAAGCAAACGCCAGCGTACTATGCTGCATGGAAAGCAGGTTTCGTGTGATCTGCAAATTGAAAGCTACCTTACGGGTTTTGAGCACGTTGCACTTGATAAGAAAAAGAATCTCTCAACGCAGATCCTGGACAAGCAGTCACAGCACCTTGCCAGGTTACGACATGCAGGTGGGATTGACGCTTTTCAGCATGTTTCCTTACAGACTATCATTTCGAACTTGTATGACGAACAGGGAAAAACAGAGCGTATTAAAAATACACCATTTCCACGCCAGTATGCGACGACTTCTAATCTGTTCATTTTCGTCTTTTTGACATTACTTCCTTTCGGATTGTTGCAACAATTTGTCGAATTGGGTGAAAAATATTTGCTCCTGATTCCTTTTAATATGATTGTCTCCTGGGTCTTCCTATTCATGGAATATGTAGGAGATATTAGCGAAAACCCATTTGATGGCCTTTTAAACGATATTCCCATTGCCACTATCGTCCGAAATATTGAAATTGACCTGATGGACATGTTGGATGAGGAGCAGGTTCCGGAAAAGTTGCAGCCCTATTTCGGAGCCCTGTTTTAA
- a CDS encoding DoxX family protein — protein sequence MKTFWQKNNRNWDTISLGLLFFRVAVSVELILVHGLKKMGVGVSTAEVVPNPLHLPEALNQIFATTANVILPLFVLLGVATRLAVLPILAVTLTGYFVVHGSDPLPERDVPFMYSTSFLLLLIAGPGKYSLDAILFKKTSV from the coding sequence ATGAAAACCTTTTGGCAAAAAAATAATCGTAATTGGGATACAATAAGCCTTGGACTATTGTTTTTCAGGGTAGCAGTGTCTGTTGAACTTATCTTGGTTCACGGGCTTAAAAAAATGGGAGTTGGAGTCAGTACTGCCGAGGTAGTACCAAACCCGCTACACCTGCCCGAAGCCCTTAACCAAATATTTGCTACTACAGCAAATGTTATTCTTCCGCTATTTGTCCTTTTGGGAGTAGCAACAAGGCTGGCAGTACTGCCAATACTTGCTGTTACCCTTACAGGCTACTTTGTGGTACATGGCAGCGATCCGCTGCCGGAAAGAGATGTCCCCTTTATGTACAGTACATCATTCCTCTTGTTACTGATTGCCGGACCTGGGAAATACTCGCTGGACGCTATCCTATTCAAGAAAACTTCAGTATAA
- a CDS encoding amidohydrolase, with protein sequence MKQRITLFALLFFAVSAMAQSPDLIVYNAKIHTLDNNNTISEAIAVANGKIIKTGNDKQILKLKSKSTTVIDAHGKTMIPGIFDSHMHIIRGGRFFNTELRWDGVRSLQKALTMLKEQAQRTPKGQWVRVVGGWNAWQFEEKRLPTLQEINEATGDVPTFVLHLYGHAYLNKAGLKALNINPDTPNPSGGLIERDIHGNPTGLLVAEPNAFILYSTLSKLPELTEEQKINSTKLFMTEMNRLGVTAIMDAGGGFQNYPDDYGITTKLCESNELTIRMPYYLFAQKAGSELADYTRWISSVEIGQGCDVPDDGVKRFGKMPKMEYHVQGGGENLVMSAGDFENFDKPRPDLNPAMEQQLKAVLSLLIKNRWPFRLHATYNESITRFLNVIEEIDKETPLDGLLWFFDHAETISDENLQRVKALGGGIAIQHRMAYQGENFIKRYGKAAAAKTVPIKKMTDMGIKVGMGTDGTRVASFNPWVGLYWLTTGKTLGGLKYMAEENIQDRTAAIKLFTQGSAALVRLDADRGMLKENYLADFILLSDDYFTVPEDRILNMQSVLTVVNGKVVYGNNEFEQYGPEKVKAIPAWSPVNYYGGYQNK encoded by the coding sequence ATGAAACAACGTATTACCCTTTTTGCATTATTGTTTTTTGCAGTATCGGCTATGGCTCAGTCGCCCGACCTGATAGTGTATAATGCCAAAATACATACGCTGGATAACAATAATACCATCAGTGAGGCCATAGCAGTTGCTAACGGAAAAATCATAAAAACCGGAAATGATAAACAGATACTTAAACTTAAAAGTAAAAGTACAACTGTTATAGATGCACATGGTAAAACCATGATACCTGGAATTTTTGACTCTCACATGCATATAATCAGAGGCGGACGCTTCTTTAATACTGAACTACGATGGGATGGTGTTCGTTCTCTTCAAAAAGCTCTTACCATGCTTAAAGAACAGGCGCAACGTACCCCTAAAGGCCAGTGGGTTCGTGTAGTGGGCGGATGGAACGCATGGCAGTTTGAAGAAAAAAGACTTCCTACCCTACAGGAAATAAACGAGGCTACAGGCGATGTACCAACCTTTGTACTACACCTTTACGGGCATGCCTATCTCAACAAAGCCGGACTAAAAGCCCTGAATATTAACCCGGACACCCCAAATCCGTCCGGAGGACTTATAGAGAGAGATATTCACGGAAATCCTACGGGATTACTGGTAGCAGAACCAAATGCTTTTATTCTTTATTCCACACTTTCTAAATTACCTGAGCTTACCGAAGAACAAAAAATAAACTCTACCAAATTGTTTATGACAGAAATGAATCGTTTGGGGGTTACAGCCATTATGGATGCCGGAGGAGGATTTCAAAACTATCCGGATGATTATGGCATTACCACAAAACTTTGTGAAAGCAATGAGCTAACCATAAGGATGCCCTACTACCTGTTTGCACAAAAAGCAGGAAGTGAACTTGCCGATTATACCCGCTGGATCAGTTCGGTAGAAATAGGACAGGGTTGTGATGTGCCTGATGATGGAGTTAAACGATTTGGTAAAATGCCCAAGATGGAATATCATGTTCAGGGAGGCGGAGAAAACCTGGTAATGAGCGCAGGAGATTTTGAAAACTTTGATAAGCCTAGGCCTGATTTAAATCCTGCCATGGAACAGCAGCTTAAAGCTGTACTTTCACTACTTATAAAAAACAGATGGCCTTTCAGGCTACATGCTACTTACAACGAAAGTATTACCCGTTTTTTAAATGTTATTGAAGAGATAGATAAAGAAACGCCTTTAGACGGCCTGCTTTGGTTCTTTGATCATGCCGAAACCATATCCGATGAAAACCTGCAAAGGGTAAAGGCATTAGGAGGCGGTATTGCCATACAGCACAGGATGGCCTATCAGGGTGAGAATTTCATAAAACGCTATGGCAAAGCCGCAGCGGCAAAAACAGTACCTATCAAAAAAATGACGGATATGGGTATTAAAGTCGGTATGGGTACAGACGGTACTCGTGTAGCCAGCTTTAACCCCTGGGTAGGCTTGTACTGGCTTACTACCGGAAAAACACTTGGCGGACTTAAATATATGGCTGAAGAAAACATACAGGACAGAACGGCTGCAATAAAACTATTCACTCAGGGAAGTGCCGCCCTTGTACGCCTGGATGCCGACAGAGGCATGCTTAAAGAAAATTATCTGGCTGATTTTATACTGCTTTCAGACGATTACTTTACTGTACCCGAAGACAGGATACTTAACATGCAATCGGTTTTAACGGTGGTTAATGGTAAGGTAGTATATGGTAATAATGAATTTGAGCAGTATGGCCCTGAAAAAGTAAAAGCTATCCCGGCATGGAGTCCTGTTAATTATTACGGAGGGTATCAAAACAAGTAA
- a CDS encoding hydrolase: protein MKNLVVTAVVLFASLTAFAQKPSPSLLSPTNHTLVLIDHESQMAFATQSIAIDQLRNNTGLVAGASKIFSVPTVVTTVAEKSFSGPVFAEIEEFYPQATSNYIDRTTMNTWEDANAYKAITGKGKKRLVLAGLWTSVCIVGPALSAINDGYEVYVITDACGDVSKEAHDMAVTRMVQAGAKPMTSLQYLLELQRDWARQETYKTVTDLVKKYGGAYGVGVQYAHDMLKH from the coding sequence ATGAAAAACCTAGTTGTAACCGCAGTTGTATTGTTTGCATCACTGACAGCTTTTGCCCAAAAACCAAGCCCGTCACTGTTAAGCCCAACCAACCACACCTTAGTACTGATAGACCACGAGAGCCAAATGGCTTTTGCAACGCAGAGTATCGCTATAGACCAGCTACGCAACAATACAGGCTTAGTAGCAGGAGCCTCAAAAATTTTCAGTGTACCCACAGTGGTTACGACAGTGGCCGAAAAATCGTTTAGCGGACCTGTTTTTGCCGAAATTGAAGAATTCTATCCACAGGCTACCTCAAACTATATCGATCGTACTACCATGAACACATGGGAAGATGCAAATGCCTACAAAGCCATTACCGGAAAAGGTAAGAAAAGACTTGTGCTTGCCGGACTATGGACAAGCGTATGCATTGTAGGACCGGCTCTTTCTGCAATTAACGACGGATATGAGGTATATGTAATTACCGATGCCTGTGGAGATGTATCTAAAGAAGCGCATGATATGGCTGTTACAAGAATGGTACAGGCAGGTGCCAAACCAATGACCTCTTTACAGTACTTATTAGAACTGCAACGCGACTGGGCTCGTCAGGAAACCTATAAGACCGTTACCGATTTGGTTAAAAAATACGGAGGTGCTTATGGTGTTGGGGTTCAGTATGCTCATGATATGCTAAAACATTAA
- a CDS encoding sigma-54 interaction domain-containing protein produces MTHSAENNEILKRIMQREQEQLLLLSLCESLAMAENRADLNQVVTQELKSKLGFEHFSLFLQHQAKEGHVLFYSSEHPKFLRFKDEVLKTDFFDRVLGSPDPVLLPTPEIIKTGLQPIVGDGYKNTIRKALFYTIPSKRFQAVLCLGYSKDGKTEREDLRLVRQLCNQLTITLTNILLLERHISVNDPKNQLTQDEKTPVSSQHMAIEGDSAPMQKVRTLISLVSPSDTGVLILGESGTGKELVARAIHENSDRKNKNLVKINCAAIPGNLLESELFGHEKGSFTGAISQKKGKFEIAHNGTLFLDEIGELPMDLQVKLLRTLQEKEIERIGGHKAIAVNVRIIAATNRDLQQEIAKGNFRKDLYYRLNIFPIYIAPLKERKEDVKSLAKFFVQRFCIKNKQNVKTISAKAMRSLEMHNWPGNVRELEHTIERAVLLSPEKTITEIEVSSYTDTVHTTDNNTVIKSWREFERDYLLSVLKFCKGRISGDNGAAALLDLPSTTLKSRMDRLGIKKRHYLS; encoded by the coding sequence ATGACCCACAGTGCGGAAAATAACGAGATACTAAAAAGGATCATGCAGCGTGAGCAGGAACAGTTGCTACTGCTGTCACTATGCGAAAGCCTTGCCATGGCCGAAAACAGGGCTGATTTAAATCAGGTTGTAACCCAGGAACTGAAATCAAAACTGGGGTTTGAACATTTCTCACTGTTTCTCCAACACCAGGCTAAAGAAGGTCATGTTCTTTTTTACAGCAGTGAGCACCCTAAATTCCTTCGGTTTAAAGACGAGGTGCTCAAAACCGATTTTTTTGACAGGGTTTTAGGTTCTCCCGATCCTGTACTACTACCAACACCGGAAATAATCAAAACGGGGCTACAGCCTATTGTGGGTGATGGTTATAAAAACACCATCAGAAAGGCTTTATTTTACACTATTCCCTCAAAAAGATTTCAAGCCGTACTATGCCTTGGTTACAGTAAAGACGGGAAGACCGAACGGGAAGACCTGCGACTTGTAAGACAACTTTGTAACCAGCTTACTATAACCCTAACCAATATCCTTTTACTGGAGAGGCATATCTCCGTCAATGATCCTAAAAATCAATTGACACAAGATGAAAAAACGCCTGTTTCAAGCCAGCATATGGCTATTGAAGGAGACAGTGCGCCCATGCAAAAGGTACGTACCCTGATCAGTTTGGTTAGCCCTAGTGACACCGGAGTCCTGATACTCGGTGAAAGTGGTACCGGTAAGGAGCTTGTAGCAAGGGCCATACACGAAAACTCGGATAGGAAAAACAAAAATCTTGTCAAAATAAACTGTGCTGCCATCCCCGGAAATTTATTGGAAAGCGAATTGTTCGGCCATGAAAAAGGCAGTTTTACAGGTGCCATTTCCCAAAAGAAAGGAAAGTTTGAAATAGCCCACAACGGTACGCTTTTCCTTGACGAGATCGGGGAATTGCCAATGGATCTTCAGGTAAAACTATTAAGGACATTACAGGAAAAGGAAATTGAACGGATAGGAGGACATAAAGCCATAGCAGTAAATGTGCGTATAATAGCCGCCACTAACAGGGATTTACAGCAGGAGATCGCTAAAGGAAATTTCAGGAAGGACCTTTACTACAGGCTTAACATTTTTCCAATTTATATCGCCCCCCTGAAAGAACGGAAAGAAGATGTAAAAAGCCTGGCAAAGTTTTTTGTACAGCGTTTCTGTATCAAAAACAAACAGAATGTAAAAACCATTTCAGCAAAGGCAATGAGAAGTCTTGAAATGCATAACTGGCCGGGTAATGTTCGCGAACTGGAGCATACCATAGAGCGTGCCGTACTTTTGTCTCCCGAAAAAACAATTACGGAAATAGAAGTATCCTCCTATACCGATACAGTGCATACTACTGACAATAATACAGTCATAAAATCATGGCGTGAATTTGAAAGAGACTATCTCCTGAGTGTGCTTAAGTTTTGTAAAGGGCGCATATCAGGCGATAACGGTGCTGCTGCCCTTCTCGACCTTCCTTCCACTACCTTAAAATCAAGAATGGACAGGCTGGGCATCAAAAAAAGGCATTACCTGTCTTAA
- a CDS encoding GNAT family N-acetyltransferase, giving the protein MTDIKLELDDKKHGAFYLHEEGKKMGEMVVSVRDNKLTVYHTEVDPAAAGRGFAGLLLAEMVKYVRKNNLMVIPLCPYVHAQFKRHPDTYQDIWFRENK; this is encoded by the coding sequence ATGACCGATATTAAATTGGAACTGGACGATAAAAAACACGGTGCTTTTTACCTTCATGAAGAGGGTAAAAAAATGGGCGAAATGGTGGTAAGCGTACGTGATAACAAATTAACGGTATACCATACCGAGGTAGACCCGGCAGCTGCGGGTAGGGGTTTCGCCGGATTACTCCTGGCAGAGATGGTAAAATATGTAAGGAAAAACAACCTTATGGTCATCCCACTGTGCCCTTATGTACACGCACAGTTTAAAAGGCACCCGGACACTTACCAGGATATCTGGTTTAGGGAAAATAAGTAA